In one window of Hevea brasiliensis isolate MT/VB/25A 57/8 chromosome 10, ASM3005281v1, whole genome shotgun sequence DNA:
- the LOC110668218 gene encoding uncharacterized protein LOC110668218, which translates to MIVLEKSVPLSLPYRIVELTSFLVFQISVPAATDATWQSLVLKADGPVLVEFWAPWCGPCRMIHPVVAELSMQYAGKLKFLKLNTDESPSIASKYGIRSIPTIMIFNNGEKKDAVIGAVPKTTLTATIEKFL; encoded by the coding sequence TGCCTTATAGAATAGTTGAATTGACCTCTTTCCTTGTATTTCAAATTTCAGTTCCTGCTGCGACTGATGCAACATGGCAGTCGCTTGTCCTCAAAGCTGATGGGCCTGTGCTGGTTGAGTTTTGGGCTCCTTGGTGTGGGCCATGCCGAATGATTCATCCAGTAGTCGCTGAATTATCAATGCAATATGCTGGAAAACTGAAGTTCTTGAAATTGAATACTGATGAAAGTCCTTCTATTGCAAGCAAATATGGAATACGAAGCATTCCAACAATCATGATCTTCAACAATGGTGAGAAGAAAGATGCAGTCATTGGTGCCGTGCCGAAAACGACACTGACTGCCACCATTGAGAAATTCTTGTAG